A stretch of DNA from Leptospira barantonii:
GAATACGAGTTACTTAAGCCCAGCTTGGAAATCCATGTTGGGTTACGAGGACGAGGAACTCGAAAATTCCATTCGAACTTGGCAATCTCATATCGTTCCCGATGACTTGGATCCGATTCGAAACGAATTCGAAGAATATCTTCAATCAAAGCTCCGAGAACCTTACGAAGCGGACATACGATTTTTACATAAGAATGGAAGTATCGTTTGGTTTAAGTGTACCTGCAAGGTCGTGGAAGCCGCCTCGGATGGAGAACCGCTTCTTATGATCGGAACCTACTTCGACATTACAAAATCTAAAAAGATAGAATCGGAACTCCAACATACGGTCGATCGTCTCGCGCTCGCAACTCAAACGGCACGGGTGGGAATTTGGGATTTTGATCCGATTCTCAATCGAGTCGATTGGGACGATACGATGTTCGATCTTTACGGAGTAAAACGGGAAGAATTCGCGGGTACGGTGGAAGACTGGGAAAAAAGTCTGCACCCGGAAGATTTAGAAAGATGTAAATTAGAACTTTCGCAAGGACTTTCGGGCGAAAAGGATTTCGACACGCAGTTTCGAGTGGTATGGAAGAACGGCGACGTTCATCATATAAAGGCGACCGCAATCGTTCAAAGACTCTCTTCCGGAAAACCGTTTCGAATGTTGGGAACGAATTGGGATATCACCAAACATAAAAATGCGGAAATCGCTCTAAAGGAAAGTTACGAACTCAATAAGGTTTTTATCGAAAAGGCTCCGTCCGCAATCGCTATGTTCGACACAAACATGAGATACATGGCCGCTTCCCAACAATGGCTTGTCGATTATCATTTGAACGAAACGGAGATCGTGGGCAAGTCGCACTACGATATTTTTCCGGAGATCGGAGAGGAATGGAAGGAAATTCATCAGGAATGTCTTCGAGGAAAAGTTTTAAGAAGGGAAGAAGAATCTTTTGTTCGCGCGGACGGTTCCATTCAGTGGATCATCTGGGAAGTAAGACCTTGGTATGTTTCTCAAAACGTGGTCGGCGGCATCTTGATGTACACCGCGGATATAACGGCGCTTAAACGAAAGGAGTTTGAAAGAACTCGACTCGAAGAAATTCTCACACGAACGAACGAAGCCGCGCAGATCGGTTCCTGGGAAGTCGATCTGGAAACCAACACAAGGGTTTGGAGCAAGGTTACGAAATCGATTTTCGAATTGCCTGAGGATTACGAACCCGACGGAAACGAAGGCGCTCGTTTTTTTAAAAGCGAGAAGGAAAGGAAGAAGAGTGCGGATATTTTTGCGGATTCGATCGAAACCGGAAAATCATTCGACATGGAAATCGAGATCGTAACCGCAAAGGGAAATCTGGTTTGGACCAGATCCATCGGGAAACCGGAATTTCAAAACGGAAAGTGTATCCGTGTGTCCGGCACGTTTCAAAACATCCAGGAGCAAAAACAGAAAGAGCTGGCTCTTCAAAGAACTCTGGATATTATGAACGACCAAAACGAAAGACTATTAAACTTCGCTCATATAGTTTCGCACAATCTTCGTTCTCACGCCGGAAACATCACCATGCTTCTGAAAATTTTCGAGGAATCCGACAACGAAATCGAAAGACAGGAAGTCGTTCAGTATATTACGAAAGCCTCAGATAGTTTGATGGATACGATTCTCAATCTAAACGAGGTTGTTTCGATACAAACGAACAAAAATCTGCAGAACACCGAAATCGTTCTCAGGGATTATATCGAAAAGGCGACTCGAACGATCAGCGGCGAAATCCAGAAACATCAGGTTCAGATTAAGAATCTGGTTTCGGATACGATCAAAGTTCATTGCAACGCGTCGTATATGGAAAGTATTCTTCTGAATTTTCTTACCAACGCGGTAAAATACAGACATCCGGATCGGATTCCGGAAATCACGTTGAACGCGGTTTACGAAAAAAATCGTTTGGTCTTGAGCATCTCGGACAACGGACTCGGGATCGATATGAACAAGAACGGTGATAAACTTTTTGGAATGTATAAAACCTTTCATAACAACCGGGACGCGAAAGGAATCGGTTTGTTCATCACTAAAAACCAGGTGGAAGCGATGGGAGGAAGGATCGAGGTCGAAAGCCAGATCAATCAAGGAACCACTTTCAAAATCATTCTTCTCTAAATTTCCAAAGAATCGGAATCAATTTGGATATTTTTTTCACCCGAATTTCTTCCGCCCGACTCTAACATCTACAGTATGAAAATTCTTACCATCTCGGGAAGTTTACGTTCCCAAGCCACGAGTACCGCACTCATCCGAGCGATCATAAAAGTTGCGCCGTCCGAAATGAAATTCGTCGCCTACGAGGGGTTAGACGATCTTCCTCATTTTTCTCCGGAAAAGGACGGGGAAAATTCTCCCGAGGTCGTTCTCCGTTACAGAGAGGCTCTTAAAGATGCGGACGGAGTTTTAATCTGCACTCCGGAATACGCGCACGGGATACCCGGTTCTTTGAAGAATTCTTTGGATTGGGTTGTGGGTTCCGGTGAATACGTGGATAAACCCGTGATGGCGCTGAGTTCTTCTCCGTCGTATATGGGCGGTGAAAAAGCGCACGCATCCTTGATCACAACTTTAAAAGCGATGAACGTCGGAATCGTAGAGAAGGCTTCTTTTCCGGTTGCGCTTGCGCGTCGAAAAATCAACGATCAGGAAGAATTGATCGAGGCGGAAACGATTCAAACCTTCAAGGACGCGTTTCAAGAATTTGCGGACGCGATTGGAAAAAGAATGGCCGACTTGAAGATTCAGTAAATTAGAATATTCTTAAACCTTTCTTAAAGCGGACGTTTTTCGGAGCGCCTTGAGATACGCTTCTGCGGCGTAATCCGTAGGATCGGTTTTTACTACTGAGGCGAATGCCGCCTCGGATTTTTCGAAATCCTTCAACAGGAAATGAGTCACACCTTTTTCGAAATCGTATTTCGTATCGTTTCTTAGATCGATTTGGAATTGAGAAAGTCCTTCGTATACGTCGAAGATCACGATCTCGTCCTCTTTTCCTTTTACCTTTGCGCGTCCGATCAGCCTCATTTTATACCGAGTCGGATCGGGAATCGTCTGCATCGTTTTTTCGCTGATGAGAATGGAGGAATCGAACTTCTTAGTAAGTCCTTCGATTCTCGACGCGAGATTGACCGTATCGGAAATGACCGTGCCTTCCATTCTTTCTTCCGTGCCGATCGTGCCGAGCATCAGATGTCCGGTATGAATTCCGATTCCGACCTTGATCGGTTCATAACCGGTTTTTAATCGATGATGATTGTAAAGTCTTACCTCGGATTGCATTTCGATGGCGGCGCGTAACGCGTCTTCTCCCGATTCCGGGAAGAGGGCCATAATCGCGTCCCCGATAAACTTATCCACGAAACCTCCGTTTTGAATGACAAGAGGATTCATTCTTTTTAGATAAGAATTCAAAAAATTGAAATTGTCTCTCGGATCCATCTTCTCCGAAAGCCTCGTGAAATGACGTATATCGGAAAAGAAGATCGTCATTTCCTTTCTCGCCTGATCTCCCAAACGGATATCGCTGATATCGTCCTTTCCGAGATGATTCAAAAATTGTTTCGGAACGAATCGTTCGAAGGATTGAGTCATTACGGTTTGTTTTTTGAGCGCCTCTTTTTGGTTTTCGATCAGTTTCTTTTGCGCTTCCTCTTTTTCTTTTTTAAGAATGTTGATCCGATCCGCCAACGCCAGAGATAAGAGCAATACCTCGAAGGAAGAACCGAATTGAATCGAATATTCCGTAAAAAAATTGGAAGGAAATAAGGTTAACGTTTTTAGAATATAGGTTACGATTCCTAACAGCAAAAAAATCCATGCGGATAGATAGAATCGAGCGGCCCTGTAACCTTTGAATATGGAAACAAGCCCCGCCGAAATCAAAAGAACCACCATCAAAAACACATAAGCAATCGCTAATTTGATTCCGATGGAAAAATTAAGTCCCAAACTCAAAACGGAAGCGATCATACCGGTCGCAAAATAACCGAGAAGAATCCGATCCAAAACAACGTGATACGATTTCATTCTTAGGAATTCCCTCGAAAATTGCGCCCCCCAAGCGCCGCCGAAAAACATAAAGAAGGGCAGGGAAGAATTGGCCCACCAGATCGCGTCCGGCCA
This window harbors:
- a CDS encoding PAS domain-containing sensor histidine kinase translates to MIHILQIILEQAHAGYWEKNFSTNTSYLSPAWKSMLGYEDEELENSIRTWQSHIVPDDLDPIRNEFEEYLQSKLREPYEADIRFLHKNGSIVWFKCTCKVVEAASDGEPLLMIGTYFDITKSKKIESELQHTVDRLALATQTARVGIWDFDPILNRVDWDDTMFDLYGVKREEFAGTVEDWEKSLHPEDLERCKLELSQGLSGEKDFDTQFRVVWKNGDVHHIKATAIVQRLSSGKPFRMLGTNWDITKHKNAEIALKESYELNKVFIEKAPSAIAMFDTNMRYMAASQQWLVDYHLNETEIVGKSHYDIFPEIGEEWKEIHQECLRGKVLRREEESFVRADGSIQWIIWEVRPWYVSQNVVGGILMYTADITALKRKEFERTRLEEILTRTNEAAQIGSWEVDLETNTRVWSKVTKSIFELPEDYEPDGNEGARFFKSEKERKKSADIFADSIETGKSFDMEIEIVTAKGNLVWTRSIGKPEFQNGKCIRVSGTFQNIQEQKQKELALQRTLDIMNDQNERLLNFAHIVSHNLRSHAGNITMLLKIFEESDNEIERQEVVQYITKASDSLMDTILNLNEVVSIQTNKNLQNTEIVLRDYIEKATRTISGEIQKHQVQIKNLVSDTIKVHCNASYMESILLNFLTNAVKYRHPDRIPEITLNAVYEKNRLVLSISDNGLGIDMNKNGDKLFGMYKTFHNNRDAKGIGLFITKNQVEAMGGRIEVESQINQGTTFKIILL
- a CDS encoding NADPH-dependent FMN reductase, with the protein product MKILTISGSLRSQATSTALIRAIIKVAPSEMKFVAYEGLDDLPHFSPEKDGENSPEVVLRYREALKDADGVLICTPEYAHGIPGSLKNSLDWVVGSGEYVDKPVMALSSSPSYMGGEKAHASLITTLKAMNVGIVEKASFPVALARRKINDQEELIEAETIQTFKDAFQEFADAIGKRMADLKIQ
- a CDS encoding 7TM diverse intracellular signaling domain-containing protein, translated to MGFRFKSFLFPGIVLFSVFTFPIRSESLIVDSLFKKSNLIGFVERYEDNQALLKRTDFVKNDFDFQKVTKVNLGYSESAHWLRVDVKNADRNSKLVLYELAYPLIDSIELYIQNLESGETQTLRSGDKLPFESREIRHQNFIFPIRLAAQTEYRILVRIFTESSVQFPMTLWSANEFSNHIVAEQKTFGLYYGIMIAMMAYNFFLFLGTRDRSYLFYVLFLTGYVLFQACLNGLAFQYLWPDAIWWANSSLPFFMFFGGAWGAQFSREFLRMKSYHVVLDRILLGYFATGMIASVLSLGLNFSIGIKLAIAYVFLMVVLLISAGLVSIFKGYRAARFYLSAWIFLLLGIVTYILKTLTLFPSNFFTEYSIQFGSSFEVLLLSLALADRINILKKEKEEAQKKLIENQKEALKKQTVMTQSFERFVPKQFLNHLGKDDISDIRLGDQARKEMTIFFSDIRHFTRLSEKMDPRDNFNFLNSYLKRMNPLVIQNGGFVDKFIGDAIMALFPESGEDALRAAIEMQSEVRLYNHHRLKTGYEPIKVGIGIHTGHLMLGTIGTEERMEGTVISDTVNLASRIEGLTKKFDSSILISEKTMQTIPDPTRYKMRLIGRAKVKGKEDEIVIFDVYEGLSQFQIDLRNDTKYDFEKGVTHFLLKDFEKSEAAFASVVKTDPTDYAAEAYLKALRKTSALRKV